CTTCGTCGTCGGCCCCTCTGCCAACAAGTTCCTCTTCTCCAGCAACGCGCTCACCGCCATGAGCAACAGCTCCTTCAACAGCATGGTCGGCTGGCGCAACATCCGGGAGCTGGCCGGCGCGGACCACCGCCGCGTCAGGGCCATGATGGTTCAGTTCCTCAAGCTCGAAGTCGTCAGGGGTTACGTCGCCAGCATGGACGACGAGGTCCAGCACCACCTCCGCACGCACTGGAGCGGCCGCGCCACCGTCTCCGTGATGCCGTCGATGAAGTCGCTCACCTTCGACATCATGTGCACCGTCATCTTCGGTCTCGGGAGGGAGGACCACGCCGCCGTGAGGGGGGAGCTCTTAGCGGGTTTCGAGCCGCTGGTGAGGGGCATCTGGTCGATCCCGGTTAACCTGCCCTTCACCACCTTCGGCAAGTGCCTCGCCGCGAGCCAGCGCGGGCGGCGTGCCGTCGCGGGGGTCCTCAAGGAGAAGCGCACCAAGCTGGAGCGCGGGGATAGCTCGCCGTCCGACGACCTCATGACCCGCATGCTCTCCGAGGGCACGTCCGAGGGGGAGATCATCGACAACGTCATGTTCGTGATGGTGGCGGCGCACGACACCACGGCCACCCTACTCACCTTCCTCATGAAGCACCTCGACGCCAACAGGGACGCCTACGCCAGGGTCGTCGCAGAGCAGGAAGAGGTGGCGAGGAGCAAGGCTCCGGGCGACGCTCTGTCGTGGGAGGACCTCGGAAGGATGAAATACACATGGTCGGCGGCGATGGAGACGCTGCGGCTGGTCCCGCCCGTGTTTGCCAACTTCAAGAGGGCGGTAGACGACGTGGAGTTCGACGGCCACCTGATACCCAAGGGGTGGCAGGTGCTGTCCGCGTCGAACATGACGCAGTGGGACGATGCCATCTTCCCGGAGCCCGGCAGGTTCGATCCGGCGAGGTTCGACAACCCGATACTGCCGTACAGTTTCGTGGCTTTCGGTGGGGGTGCGCGCGTGTGCCCCGGGAACGAGTTCGCGAGGGTGGAGACGCTGGTGGCCATGCACTACATCGTCACCGGGTTCAGGTGGAAGCTCGCCGCCGGCTGCGACGGCAGCTTCTCCAGGCACCCGCTGCCGTTCCCTGCTCATGGGCTCCTCGTCAACATCGAGCCAATAGAGGCAAAGACCACCACCACAAGCTAGGTACTACTAGACGATCGACAAGTGCATCATGCATCACCGAATGATTCCAAGGAAATGATATGTTGTCCTGGACTGGACTGAACGATTGATTCCATCCACCACATGTATTCGGCATTTCAGCCTCTTCTTTTTTCCTTTCGAAACCCGGCATAATTCCCGGCCTATACATCGACAACAACGGATGCACGATTTTTTTTTAGGTTGGCCGAAAATTAGAAATTTTGACAAAAGAGACCACCTGCGCGAGTGAATTGTCAAAAAAGACCACATCTGAAAATtattgtcaaaaaggaccacctgcgtCGTGGCGGCACGCGTGCCAGGTGACACGTGTCGCCTGCCGCCACAGCCGGAGGCGGCAGGGCCTGCCGCCACAGTCAACGGCGGCATGTCCACATTGTCCTGATCTATGAATAGTAGcatgttttgatttttttttaagtatctcaaaaaattcgaaaaaaataccTACATGTAGCTAACTCTATGCACTACAATCGTGCAAAAATTCACTGTAAAATACGTTGTATTTTGGGCtcagcaaaaaagacaaatttaacaaattttgtAGCTAATGTGCAGTGTTCATCGATCAGCAGACTATTCATTGATCATTGTGGACGTGCCGCCAGGGGCAACGGCGGCAGGCCCTGCCGGAGCCGGCTGTGGCGGCAGGCGACACGTGTCGCCTGGCACGCGTGCCACCACGacgcaggtggtcctttttgacaataattttcagatgtggtcctttttgacaattCACTCGTGCAGGTGGTCTCTTTTGTCAAAAGTTCCGAAAATTAAGTTAGTTTTGGATTGGATCAACTCAACAACCTTTAGATTTGCATCGTGATTCTTACACATAATGATTACACATGATCTGTGTTATTGCACATGGATTTGCATTTGCATATCTTTTACGTCAGTTTAAGCGTGAGTTACACATAAATTAAATGGCTGAGAATTAAGTTAATTATAGGTTAACCGATAGTTAGTCGCGCCCAAACTTTCTTATTCCGTATTTAAATATAAGTACGTTACAACTCAGTTACAACTCAACGATCAAAGCTCCACAACAAAGCTAAGCTCAACTCCCTCTAAAGTGGTCCAATCATCTCTAGCCCAATTAGCTCTGTTTCCCTTCCCCTCTGATTGGGAACTGCTTTACACCGACCTGCTCGGTAGAAAGCAGATGCCGCACACCCTCTGGCTTTATGTGGGCTTGGCCCATCAGACAGGTATTTatcttttttcttcttttatgtttttaattaaaaaattgcAATTTTTTTAATTGAACGTTTTTAAAATCTGACCAAtcatttatttttttaaaaaattagaatattaaaaaaaattgaaaattgaatttttaagaatttgaatactATTAACAATTTTTGAATTGTGGCAAATTTCATATCTG
This region of Lolium perenne isolate Kyuss_39 chromosome 2, Kyuss_2.0, whole genome shotgun sequence genomic DNA includes:
- the LOC127328982 gene encoding cytochrome P450 716B1-like, which translates into the protein MDMDMDPSVVAAVAAVILVSVLLVLSRLRKQSSPPDGPRRKQKLPSGPFGLPVLGQTLGLLGALRANTAEAWLRRQVSKYGPVSRLSLFGCPTVFVVGPSANKFLFSSNALTAMSNSSFNSMVGWRNIRELAGADHRRVRAMMVQFLKLEVVRGYVASMDDEVQHHLRTHWSGRATVSVMPSMKSLTFDIMCTVIFGLGREDHAAVRGELLAGFEPLVRGIWSIPVNLPFTTFGKCLAASQRGRRAVAGVLKEKRTKLERGDSSPSDDLMTRMLSEGTSEGEIIDNVMFVMVAAHDTTATLLTFLMKHLDANRDAYARVVAEQEEVARSKAPGDALSWEDLGRMKYTWSAAMETLRLVPPVFANFKRAVDDVEFDGHLIPKGWQVLSASNMTQWDDAIFPEPGRFDPARFDNPILPYSFVAFGGGARVCPGNEFARVETLVAMHYIVTGFRWKLAAGCDGSFSRHPLPFPAHGLLVNIEPIEAKTTTTS